One Paramisgurnus dabryanus chromosome 8, PD_genome_1.1, whole genome shotgun sequence DNA window includes the following coding sequences:
- the trpc2a gene encoding short transient receptor potential channel 2 translates to MENLTSDNWREITNKKLRFAPELISAIQEGNGAWVESLLSLGDGIIRQLEESEDRLWRETLNLSIRLGNEEIMSSLLLGVKFDFRQIHEALLVAVDTNQPQVVKKLLDRLDQEKGNKMDVRSFSTAIFDHSIDDSQFAPGVTPLTLACQKDLYEIVMMLTQRGHDIPLPHAISCTCLECTNGRQYDLLKFSLSRINTYRGIASRAYLSVTSEDAMLSAFHLSRELRKLSNKEPEFKPQYLALEQLCQEFAVELLGMCRNQSEVSTILNNAEEDSEDEELEEQTFEEGIPNLARLRLAVNYNQKQFVTHPICQQVLSSIWCGNLSGWRGSRTAWKLLVSSGIFISMPVLCFVYWIAPKSKLGKMLKIPVIKFLLHSASYMWFLFTLLAETIFMEIYREDFASRKQNLLYNSLHMIWVAGFFWFECKEVWLEGLRSYFLDVWNILDMMVLSMYLASFTLRILIMLKGYVFCQDPSTQELCDYFTNSVREDWKQEDPQLIAETLFAVTSMLSFTRLAYILPAHESLGTLQISMGRMIDSMMRFMFILMIIGTAFLCGINNIYVPYVVSPHLGRLNETFNFLFWTMFGMANQGYVDMPEYVLAEFVGRVFYGIFTLLIVIVLLNMLIAMISNSFQKIEDDADVEWKFARSKLYLSYFREGLTMPVPFNIIPSPKSLFYFIRNIFQKICCCCNDKSPEYPPITSVSGSTQSFGKGQGEGRVPYRLQVIKALVQRYIEAARREFEESMRKDVGNRITELNKMVGRVHLELQEFHQKLQWQSTSEPDQANILGKYIMGAKNNFRDFNKYEAIRYEKTDLHIHTHPGDDEDMEEDMKEGGGVSEEKEESGSECPTEPFPGEESTSETVSTPDETNSIE, encoded by the exons ATGGAAAACCTTACG TCAGATAACTGGAGGGAGATTACAAACAAAAAGCTTCGATTTGCACCCGAGCTGATTTCCGCCATCCAAGAGGGCAACGGGGCCTGGGTGGAAAGTCTCCTCTCGCTCGGAGACGGGATCATTCGTCAGCTTGAAGAGTCCGAGGATCGGTTATGGAGGGAAACGTTGAACCTCTCCATCCGGCTGGGCAACGAAGAAATCATGTCATCCCTTCTGCTGGGAGTTAAATTTGACTTCCGTCAGATCCATGAAGCCCTACTGGTGGCTGTAGACACCAATCAACCCCAAGTGGTCAAAAAGCTCCTGGACCGCCTCGACCAAGAGAAAGGCAACAAGATGGACGTCCGCTCCTTTAGCACGGCCATCTTCGACCACTCCATTGACGACTCTCAATTCGCCCCTGGAGTGACACCACTGACGCTGGCCTGTCAGAAAGACCTTTATGAGATAGTGATGATGTTGACCCAGAGAGGTCATGATATTCCTCTCCCACACGCCATATCGTGCACATGCTTGGAGTGCACAAACGGGCGACAGTATGACTTGCTAAAGTTCTCGCTTTCCCGCATCAATACATACAGAGGCATCGCAAGCCGTGCGTATCTGTCTGTCACCTCAGAGGACGCCATGCTCAGCGCCTTCCACCTCAGCCGAGAGCTGCGCAAACTCTCCAACAAAGAACCAGAGTTTAAG CCTCAGTACCTCGCTTTGGAGCAACTGTGTCAGGAGTTTGCCGTGGAGCTTCTGGGAATGTGCAGGAACCAGAGCGAAGTCTCCACCATACTCAACAATGCCGAGGAGGACAGCGAGGACGAAGAACTGGAAGAGCAGACATTTGAGGAAGGTATCCCAAACCTTGCTCGTCTTCGCCTCGCTGTCAACTACAATCAAAAACAG TTTGTGACTCATCCCATCTGCCAGCAAGTGCTCTCCTCCATTTGGTGCGGTAACCTGTCTGGTTGGAGGGGGAGTCGGACTGCTTGGAAACTGCTGGTGTCTTCTGGGATCTTCATTTCTATGCCAGTCCTGTGTTTTGTCTACTGGATCGCCCCCAAGTCCAAA CTaggtaaaatgttaaaaattccGGTTATCAAATTTCTCCTGCACTCGGCATCATACATGTGGTTCCTCTTTACCCTCCTGGCCGAAACTATTTTTATGGAGATCTACCGCGAAGATTTTGCTTCTCGCAAGCAAAACCTTCTCTACAATTCTCTCCACATGATATGGGTTGCAG GTTTTTTCTGGTTTGAGTGTAAGGAGGTGTGGCTTGAGGGTTTGAGGAGTTACTTCTTGGATGTATGGAATATTCTGGATATGATGGTGCTGAGCATGTATCTAGCATCATTCACACTACGCATCCTCATTATGCTAAAGGGCTATGTTTTCTGTCAGGACCCCAGCACACAAGAGCTGTGTGACTACTTCACCAATTCAG TACGTGAGGATTGGAAACAGGAAGACCCTCAGCTCATTGCTGAGACCCTCTTTGCCGTGACGAGTATGTTGAGCTTCACTCGTCTCGCCTACATCCTCCCAGCCCATGAATCTCTGGGAACACTGCAAATATCAATGGGAAGAATGATTGACAGCATGATGAG ATTCATGTTTATCCTCATGATTATCGGTACAGCATTTTTATGTGGAATAAACAACATTTACGTCCCTTATGTGGTCTCCCCACATCTCGGCAG ATTGAATGAAACCTTTAACTTCCTCTTCTGGACTATGTTTGGAATGGCGAATCAGGGATACGTGGACATGCCTGAATATGTTTTGGCCGAGTTTGTGGGAAGGGTCTTCTATGGGATCTTCACTCTCCTCATTGTTATTGTGTTGTTGAACATGCTTATTGCCATGATCTCAAATTCATTTCAAAAGATTGAG GATGATGCAGATGTCGAGTGGAAATTTGCTCGCTCTAAACTTTACCTCAGTTACTTCAGGGAGGGTCTCACCATGCCGGTTCCTTTTAATATCATTCCTTCTCCAAAGTCCCTGTTTTATTTCATAAG GAATATCTTCCAAAAGATTTGCTGTTGCTGTAACGACAAATCCCCAGAATATCCTCCCATCACATCTGTG TCTGGCAGTACCCAGAGTTTCGGCAAAGGTCAAGGTGAAGGCCGAGTGCCATACCGCCTGCAGGTTATCAAGGCTCTGGTTCAGCGCTACATTGAAGCGGCACGCAGAGAGTTTGAGGAAAGCATGCGTAAAG ATGTAGGCAACAGAATAACCGAGCTGAATAAGATGGTCGGACGCGTGCATTTGGAGCTGCAGGAATTCCACCAGAAGCTGCAGTGGCAAAGCACGAGCGAGCCGGACCAGGCTAACATTCTGGGCAAATACATCATGGGGGCAAAGAACAACTTCCGTGACTTTAATAAATATGAAGCCATAAGGTATGAAAAAACAGATCTGCACATCCACACGCATCCTGGAGACGACGAAGACATGGAAGAAGACATGAAAGAAGGAGGGGGGGTTTCTGAGGAGAAGGAGGAGTCAGGGTCCGAATGTCCCACGGAGCCGTTCCCCGGAGAAGAAAGCACTTCTGAGACTGTTAGCACTCCTGATGAAACAAACAGCATAGAGTAA